In the Hordeum vulgare subsp. vulgare chromosome 7H, MorexV3_pseudomolecules_assembly, whole genome shotgun sequence genome, one interval contains:
- the LOC123407605 gene encoding uncharacterized protein LOC123407605 isoform X2: MGRRKERRLAAKAASGRRVKLDLFLDPSPGEASTKEGVGEENREQQTGVPTSPSSSDKKENPLALLGQYSDDEEEDEVATDQPNGETKGSSTDASAKVFNDHGDVTGDKGDADSELPASVSVQQEASQADDVKTITENVAEEFTVAPEPTLENECVTVMEAVPDSSGMQIVGDIGGNWKAIMHEQSNQCYYWNTVTGETSWEIPDGLASGVAGDGVTSASVPTHMGYSVEAQAHVLPHSNVEAYPSDVSVGNGTATYTAMGTYTHDAYAYTGAVASHESVDIDPLQLAKYGEDLLQRLKLLERPHVAIDSLELIKREIEIRVADCNALSSYGSSLLPLWLHAEVHLKQLELSVSKFEASYTTRHGYLETVDAGHKAPNEAKVMAPSEGEHLKVDVSTLGIGTGDENIKVEEPCTTSSAQNSQCVAAAILRVESDSDEDMDVDMEVDEEGVEEHGGFTSMPNKEHPSSEQVRSPALSSLEDSAPPQQDNDIPPPPPPPEEEWIPPPPPENEPAPPPPPEPEEPAVSFVHADTLPQPYGGQANLGYMLPGMEYYPASGTDGTNASYYMQASDSHILQSQQHSYYAPLSASGVSIPVETTSIPPVPGSYYSYPSVTMAATEVAAESSGYYGSSTSAISSGELDNKTSSASLVSNSNVNPVESDKVISKEPTVVSLSQSVGAASASAPTVHGSSTLASTSTTNQTKVPRTKKRPVAVASSLRSNKKVSSLVDKAEQSVYMVIGKA, translated from the exons ATGGGGAGGCGGAAGGAGCGCCGCCTGGCGGCCAAGGCGGCCTCGGGCCGTAGGGTCAAGCTCGACCTCTTCCTCGATCCTTCCCCCG GGGAGGCATCTACTAAAGAGGGAGTAGGGGAGGAAAACCGCGAGCAGCAAACTGGTGTTCCCACTTCACCATCTTCGTCAG ATAAGAAGGAAAATCCTCTAGCGTTGCTTGGGCAATatagtgatgatgaagaagaggatgaagTAGCAACAGATCAACCCAATGGTGAAACTAAGGGAAGTTCAACTGATGCAAGTGCCAAG GTTTTTAACGATCATGGTGATGTAACTGGGGATAAAGGCGATGCAGATAGTGAACTGCCTGCTTCTGTTAGTGTTCAGCAGGAAGCATCTCAAGCCGATGATGTAAAAACTATCACAGAAAATGTTGCTGAGGAATTTACTGTTGCCCCTGAGCCAACTCTGGAAAATGAGTGTGTGACAGTAATGGAAGCTGTCCCAGATTCATCTGGCATGCAAATCGTGGGTGACATTGGTGGGAATTGGAAGGCTATAATGCATGAACAAAGTAATCAGTGTTACTACTGGAACACAGTTACAGGAGAAACTTCTTGGGAGATTCCTGATGGATTAGCTTCGGGGGTTGCTGGTGATGGAGTCACTTCTGCATCTGTGCCTACTCATATGGGCTACTCTGTAGAAGCTCAAGCACATGTCCTTCCCCACAGCAATGTTGAAGCATATCCTAGTGATGTATCTGTTGGGAATGGCACAGCAACCTATACTGCTATGGGAACTTATACTCATGATGCTTATGCTTACACTGGAGCCGTCGCTAGTCATGAGTCAGTGGACATTGACCCCTTGCAGCTTGCAAAATATGGTGAGGATTTACTGCAAAGATTGAAGCTGCTGGAAAG GCCACATGTTGCCATTGACAGTCTTGAGTTGATAAAAAGAGAAATTGAGATACGAGTAGCAGACTGTAATGCACTCTCCTCGTATGGATCTTCTTTACTTCCATTGTGGTTGCATGCTGAGGTGCACCTTAAGCAACTAGAACTTTCAGTTTCCAAGTTTGAAGCTAGCTACACTACCAGACATGGATATCTGGAGACGGTGGATGCAGGACACAAAGCACCTAATGAAGCTAAAGTTATGGCACCCTCCGAGGGTGAGCATTTGAAAGTTGATGTTAGCACTCTGGGAATTGGTACTGGCGATGAAAATATTAAGGTTGAGGAACCATGTACAACATCATCTGCTCAGAACTCACAATGTGTGGCAGCAGCTATTTTAAGAGTTGAATCAGACAGTGATGAAGATATGGACGTGGACATGGAGGTCGATGAAGAAGGTGTTGAAGAGCACGGCGGATTCACTTCTATGCCAAATAAGGAGCATCCTTCATCAGAGCAAGTACGATCACCAGCTTTGTCATCATTGGAAGACTCTGCTCCTCCCCAACAGGATAATGAcattcctcctccaccaccaccaccagaagAGGAATGGATTCCACCTCCACCACCGGAGAATGAAccagctcctccacctcctcctgagcCTGAAGAGCCTGCTGTGTCATTTGTTCATGCTGATACACTTCCTCAGCCATACGGAGGTCAAGCAAACTTGGGTTATATGCTTCCAGGAATGGAGTACTATCCCGCTTCTGGTACAGATGGCACAAATGCCAGCTACTATATGCAAGCGAGCGATTCTCATATTCTTCAATCGCAGCAGCATTCTTACTACGCACCGTTGTCTGCAAGTGGCGTATCTATTCCTGTTGAGACCACATCGATCCCCCCAGTACCAGGTTCTTATTATAGCTATCCTTCTGTCACTATGGCTGCCACTGAAGTAGCGGCTGAATCTTCTGGATACTATGGTTCATCAACCTCTGCCATTTCTAGCGGTGAATTAGATAACAAAACAAGCTCAGCCTCCCTTGTTTCAAATAGTAATGTGAATCCTGTGGAGTCTGATAAAGTGATATCCAAGGAGCCTACAGTTGTTTCTTTGAGCCAATCAGTAGGGGCAGCCTCAGCTTCAGCACCAACAGTACATGGTAGTTCTACTCTAGCTTCTACTAGTACCACTAATCAGACTAAAG TTCCTCGTACTAAGAAGCGACCTGTTGCTGTTGCATCATCACTGAGATCTAATAAGAAGGTCTCAAGTCTGGTGGATAAG GCAGAGCAATCTGTTTACATGGTAATTGGTAAGGCTTAA
- the LOC123407605 gene encoding formin-binding protein 4 isoform X1: MGRRKERRLAAKAASGRRVKLDLFLDPSPGEASTKEGVGEENREQQTGVPTSPSSSDKKENPLALLGQYSDDEEEDEVATDQPNGETKGSSTDASAKVFNDHGDVTGDKGDADSELPASVSVQQEASQADDVKTITENVAEEFTVAPEPTLENECVTVMEAVPDSSGMQIVGDIGGNWKAIMHEQSNQCYYWNTVTGETSWEIPDGLASGVAGDGVTSASVPTHMGYSVEAQAHVLPHSNVEAYPSDVSVGNGTATYTAMGTYTHDAYAYTGAVASHESVDIDPLQLAKYGEDLLQRLKLLERPHVAIDSLELIKREIEIRVADCNALSSYGSSLLPLWLHAEVHLKQLELSVSKFEASYTTRHGYLETVDAGHKAPNEAKVMAPSEGEHLKVDVSTLGIGTGDENIKVEEPCTTSSAQNSQCVAAAILRVESDSDEDMDVDMEVDEEGVEEHGGFTSMPNKEHPSSEQVRSPALSSLEDSAPPQQDNDIPPPPPPPEEEWIPPPPPENEPAPPPPPEPEEPAVSFVHADTLPQPYGGQANLGYMLPGMEYYPASGTDGTNASYYMQASDSHILQSQQHSYYAPLSASGVSIPVETTSIPPVPGSYYSYPSVTMAATEVAAESSGYYGSSTSAISSGELDNKTSSASLVSNSNVNPVESDKVISKEPTVVSLSQSVGAASASAPTVHGSSTLASTSTTNQTKVPRTKKRPVAVASSLRSNKKVSSLVDKWKAAKEELCDEEEEEPEDALEYLERKRRKEIDGWRKQQIASGEAKENANFVPLGGNWRDRVKRKRAEAKKEAKTESVCAAAEQHKGEPDLSELSKGLPSGWQAYIDESTKQVYYGNNLTSETTWDRPSK; encoded by the exons ATGGGGAGGCGGAAGGAGCGCCGCCTGGCGGCCAAGGCGGCCTCGGGCCGTAGGGTCAAGCTCGACCTCTTCCTCGATCCTTCCCCCG GGGAGGCATCTACTAAAGAGGGAGTAGGGGAGGAAAACCGCGAGCAGCAAACTGGTGTTCCCACTTCACCATCTTCGTCAG ATAAGAAGGAAAATCCTCTAGCGTTGCTTGGGCAATatagtgatgatgaagaagaggatgaagTAGCAACAGATCAACCCAATGGTGAAACTAAGGGAAGTTCAACTGATGCAAGTGCCAAG GTTTTTAACGATCATGGTGATGTAACTGGGGATAAAGGCGATGCAGATAGTGAACTGCCTGCTTCTGTTAGTGTTCAGCAGGAAGCATCTCAAGCCGATGATGTAAAAACTATCACAGAAAATGTTGCTGAGGAATTTACTGTTGCCCCTGAGCCAACTCTGGAAAATGAGTGTGTGACAGTAATGGAAGCTGTCCCAGATTCATCTGGCATGCAAATCGTGGGTGACATTGGTGGGAATTGGAAGGCTATAATGCATGAACAAAGTAATCAGTGTTACTACTGGAACACAGTTACAGGAGAAACTTCTTGGGAGATTCCTGATGGATTAGCTTCGGGGGTTGCTGGTGATGGAGTCACTTCTGCATCTGTGCCTACTCATATGGGCTACTCTGTAGAAGCTCAAGCACATGTCCTTCCCCACAGCAATGTTGAAGCATATCCTAGTGATGTATCTGTTGGGAATGGCACAGCAACCTATACTGCTATGGGAACTTATACTCATGATGCTTATGCTTACACTGGAGCCGTCGCTAGTCATGAGTCAGTGGACATTGACCCCTTGCAGCTTGCAAAATATGGTGAGGATTTACTGCAAAGATTGAAGCTGCTGGAAAG GCCACATGTTGCCATTGACAGTCTTGAGTTGATAAAAAGAGAAATTGAGATACGAGTAGCAGACTGTAATGCACTCTCCTCGTATGGATCTTCTTTACTTCCATTGTGGTTGCATGCTGAGGTGCACCTTAAGCAACTAGAACTTTCAGTTTCCAAGTTTGAAGCTAGCTACACTACCAGACATGGATATCTGGAGACGGTGGATGCAGGACACAAAGCACCTAATGAAGCTAAAGTTATGGCACCCTCCGAGGGTGAGCATTTGAAAGTTGATGTTAGCACTCTGGGAATTGGTACTGGCGATGAAAATATTAAGGTTGAGGAACCATGTACAACATCATCTGCTCAGAACTCACAATGTGTGGCAGCAGCTATTTTAAGAGTTGAATCAGACAGTGATGAAGATATGGACGTGGACATGGAGGTCGATGAAGAAGGTGTTGAAGAGCACGGCGGATTCACTTCTATGCCAAATAAGGAGCATCCTTCATCAGAGCAAGTACGATCACCAGCTTTGTCATCATTGGAAGACTCTGCTCCTCCCCAACAGGATAATGAcattcctcctccaccaccaccaccagaagAGGAATGGATTCCACCTCCACCACCGGAGAATGAAccagctcctccacctcctcctgagcCTGAAGAGCCTGCTGTGTCATTTGTTCATGCTGATACACTTCCTCAGCCATACGGAGGTCAAGCAAACTTGGGTTATATGCTTCCAGGAATGGAGTACTATCCCGCTTCTGGTACAGATGGCACAAATGCCAGCTACTATATGCAAGCGAGCGATTCTCATATTCTTCAATCGCAGCAGCATTCTTACTACGCACCGTTGTCTGCAAGTGGCGTATCTATTCCTGTTGAGACCACATCGATCCCCCCAGTACCAGGTTCTTATTATAGCTATCCTTCTGTCACTATGGCTGCCACTGAAGTAGCGGCTGAATCTTCTGGATACTATGGTTCATCAACCTCTGCCATTTCTAGCGGTGAATTAGATAACAAAACAAGCTCAGCCTCCCTTGTTTCAAATAGTAATGTGAATCCTGTGGAGTCTGATAAAGTGATATCCAAGGAGCCTACAGTTGTTTCTTTGAGCCAATCAGTAGGGGCAGCCTCAGCTTCAGCACCAACAGTACATGGTAGTTCTACTCTAGCTTCTACTAGTACCACTAATCAGACTAAAG TTCCTCGTACTAAGAAGCGACCTGTTGCTGTTGCATCATCACTGAGATCTAATAAGAAGGTCTCAAGTCTGGTGGATAAG TGGAAAGCTGCAAAAGAGGAGctttgtgatgaagaggaagaggagcctGAAGATGCTTTGGAGTACCTAGAAAGGAAACGTCGGAAGGAAATAGAT GGGTGGCGTAAGCAACAAATAGCTAGTGGAGAAGCTAAGGAAAATGCTAATTTTGTTCCCCTTGGCGGTAACTG GCGTGACCGTGTAAAACGCAAAAGAGCTGAAGCAAAGAAGGAAGCAAAGACTGAATCTGTTTGTGCAGCTGCCGAACAACACAAAGGAGAGCCTGATCTCTCAGAGCTTTCCAAGGGTCTCCCTTCTGGGTGGCAG GCATACATAGACGAGTCTACGAAGCAAGTGTACTATGGGAACAACCTCACTTCCGAGACTACTTGGGATCGGCCTAGCAAATAA
- the LOC123407606 gene encoding uncharacterized protein LOC123407606, with amino-acid sequence MASRRVLHLLTASRGISSTPHLASLGWINKIKNTFTGKKADDSPFPPSESFNLNMFANSMEMARKVGTFKNFVAGSCGEATVLAACEKHAAVLRFLATIDPTGEKLTNSDKISATKHCNCTIADVEHILAKYTWAKDAQKKIEKLKAEGKPVPKTFSEVQKLMGNTALDVGRNNLAKSGQISRNALCPCGSKKRYKKCCGAS; translated from the exons ATGGCGTCCCGCCGCGTCCTCCACCTCCTAACGGCATCTCGAGGCATCTCCTCAACCCCACATCTCGCCTCCCTCGGGTGGATCAACAAGATCAAGAACACCTTCACCGGCAAGAAGGCCGACGACTCACCCTTCCCCCCCTCCGAATCCTTCAATCTCAACA TGTTCGCGAATTCGATGGAGATGGCGAGGAAGGTGGGAACTTTCAAGAACTTCGTGGCAGGGAGTTGCGGCGAGGCCACCGTCCTAGCCGCCTGCGAGAAGCACGCCGCCGTTCTCCGCTTCCTCGCCACCATCGACCCAACCGGGGAG AAGCTCACAAACAGTGACAAAATTAGTGCCACCAAGCATTGCAACTGCACAATTGCTGATGTGGAGCACATACTGGCCAAGTACACATGGGCTAAAGATGCCCAAAAGAAGATTGAAAAGCTCAAAGCAGAAGGAAAGCCAGTGCCAAAGACATTTAGTGAG GTGCAAAAACTAATGGGTAATACAGCCTTGGACGTTGGAAGAAATAATCTGGCAAAGAGTGGTCAGATAAGTAGGAATGCTCTCTGCCCATGCGGTTCTAAGAAACGATATAAAAA GTGTTGTGGGGCATCTTGA